One Mya arenaria isolate MELC-2E11 chromosome 5, ASM2691426v1 genomic window carries:
- the LOC128233501 gene encoding uncharacterized protein LOC128233501 → MWSTIFCACAWIAVSQAATLPEALHYIGVGYNMLKGNPDGDFWARGGDDPGLLSTRKVLSLSSNTDVPAEIVYEHHDQCRQAHEFAFFYDPQSYQNKLMERVQSSGTNNDALKAVAFTQSAGFKAVEQQTRRDFYVFQDDQTTCTSGAARYKLSLAQGSHYRLTDEFAAAVCSLPLQYNPQAYKAFLDTWGTHVTSAVETGSKVIKRYVSPVKTFVESVMVNSSRDVSIGGAYMNHASSLVVDVPAFRYRQQYRNVVGVLEDTLSLGSEANPEPIGYSMVVISDMLDSSHWQSIDDLKNRGLCPPSTEAALTYFRTNLEKAINEYAGALGAVPPISTPLAIPVTWPQGTYSFAKPKSGCPAGDFTWYEGWRLQDTETQSPDNAWSVNNHFAGKLAAGEMQLEFCTKGEAEPTDFDRNWPAGDYCIFKYGACPAGFDEGYVLWDDEDSMNRNDWQGVLPDGTYDEDTLQRYCCRSDGMPTEAIVLPTDKPFYLFQYTRDVCQKVANMHVAEEWLRWDDEDFKTPSDSKIGAVHPEMQFWNEATGASGSEIYYCYYSPQI, encoded by the exons ATGTGGTCAACAATTTTCTGCGCATGCGCGTGGATTGCCGTTAGTCAGGCAGCCACATTACCGGAAGCGCTCCACTACATCGGGGTCGGCTACAATATGTTGAAAGGAAATCCCGACGGGGACTTTTGGGCAAGAGGCGGTGACGACCCAGGCCTCCTCAGCACCCGGAAAGTACTCTCGCTCTCCAGTAACACAGATGTTCCAGCGGAAATCGTCTACGAGCACCACGATCAGTGTCGCCAGGCGCACGAATTCGCTTTCTTTTACGACCCACAGTCCTATCAGAATAAACTCATGGAAAGAGTACAGTCTTCAG gaACAAACAATGATGCGCTGAAGGCTGTTGCGTTCACACAAAGTGCTG GTTTCAAAGCTGTCGAACAACAGACCAGGCGCGACTTCTACGTGTTCCAGGATGATCAGACCACCTGCACATCCGGTGCCGCGCGCTACAAGCTTTCGCTGGCACAGGGTAGCCATTACCGCCTCACGGACGAGTTCGCCGCTGCCGTCTGCTCACTTCCGCTCCAGTACAACCCTCAAGCATATAAGGCCTTCCTGGACACGTGGGGCACG CATGTTACGTCTGCGGTGGAAACTGGCAGCAAGGTCATTAAACGTTACGTCTCCCCGGTGAAAACGTTTGTTGAATCCGTAATGGTAAAC TCTTCCCGTGACGTCTCAATTGGTGGAGCTTACATGAACCACGCCTCCTCTCTCGTTGTTGACGTACCTGCTTTCCGTTACCGCCAGCAGTATCGCAACGTTGTCGGCGTGCTGGAGGACACCCTCAGCCTTGGCAGTGAGGCCAACCCGGAACCCATCG GCTACTCAATGGTGGTGATTAGCGACATGCTGGACTCCTCCCACTGGCAGTCAATTGATGACCTCAAGAACCGCGGCCTTTGCCCGCCCAGCACCGAAGCCGCCCTGACGTACTTCCGCACAAACCTCGAGAAGGCCATCAACGAGTACGCCGGTGCTCTCGGCGCCGTCCCACCAATCT CGACACCCCTTGCTATCCCGGTGACCTGGCCCCAGGGCACGTACTCATTCGCTAAGCCCAAGAGCGGGTGCCCGGCCGGGGACTTTACGTGGTACGAAGGTTGGCGGCTCCAGGACACCGAGACCCAGTCGCCCGACAACGCTTGGTCCGTCAACAACCATTTCGCAG GGAAACTTGCGGCCGGCGAGATGCAGCTGGAGTTCTGTACCAAGGGCGAGGCTGAGCCCACCGACTTTGACCGCAACTGGCCCGCTGGAGACTACTGCATCTTCAAATACGGAGCATGCCCCGCTG GCTTCGATGAGGGTTACGTGTTGTGGGACGATGAAGACAGCATGAACAGGAACGACTGGCAGGGTGTGCTTCCCGACGGCACCTATGATGAAGATACACTCCAGAGGTACTGCTGCAG GTCCGATGGAATGCCGACAGAAGCCATCGTTTTGCCGACAGACAAGCCTTTCTACCTGTTCCAGTACACGAGGGACGTCTGTCAGAAAGTCGCAAACATGCAT GTTGCCGAGGAATGGCTAAGATGGGACGACGAGGACTTTAAGACACCCAGCGATTCTAAGATCGGCGCCGTCCACCCAGAGATGCAGTTCTGGAACGAGGCTACAGGCGCGAGCGGCAGCGAaatctactactgctactactcaCCACAGATATAA